The Vicia villosa cultivar HV-30 ecotype Madison, WI linkage group LG1, Vvil1.0, whole genome shotgun sequence genome includes a region encoding these proteins:
- the LOC131661702 gene encoding uncharacterized protein LOC131661702 has translation METWKKFQLSKEEEEGITADVEEICEEEVFKRTLTGRLWTDNSFNTRAFTSTMLSAWKLKNPVEVQELSKNLFLFRFTTKQDLEGVLRNGPWSFNRNLLVLDRVSGEEQPSDLNMHFGTFWVRVYELPLMLRSEAMAKKLGGILGVFEELDQKEAHKNGRFLRIKVKIDLKKPLKSGTMVRFKEKNLRVHFKYERMPTFCFVCGRLGHQIKNCEAVGDLSEKGFEDLEEQDLSFEAWSRASPLPKTHDETRKKDSNSSSCSKILFNLSSGQSRCEAGGKEKEGEGEEVEQIKEKEVADKSKELTLLNPALEYKRCPEIEAMAESLGAVDITNVGRGGGAPSKEGNPKKKKLTRRPAARKVTSQKKKLEMECGKRNLIDVMIVDGTIEKGGSGEKKLKGQAATEDIQEPVPEVVLETQHRLPQ, from the coding sequence ATGGAAACTTGGAAAAAATTTCAGCTgtcaaaggaagaagaagaggggATTACGGCAGATGTTGAAGAGATCTGCGAAGAAGAAGTGTTCAAACGCACACTTACGGGGAGACTCTGGACGGACAACAGTTTTAACACACGCGCCTTCACAAGTACGATGCTCAGTGCGTGGAAACTCAAAAATCCCGTGGAAGTGCAAGAACTTAGTAAGAACCTGTTCCTTTTTCGATTTACGACTAAGCAAGATCTGGAAGGAGTTCTCCGAAATGGCCCATGGAGTTTCAACAGGAACCTTCTAGTGCTGGATCGAGTCTCAGGGGAGGAGCAACCATCTGATTTGAATATGCATTTTGGAACCTTCTGGGTTAGAGTGTATGAACTACCACTTATGCTCAGGTCGGAGGCGATGGCTAAGAAATTAGGTGGGATCCTAGGTGTTTTTGAAGAGTTGGATCAAAAGGAGGCTCATAAGAATGGGAGGTTTCTGCGCATAAAAGTGAAGATTGATCTGAAGAAACCCCTAAAGAGCGGTACAATGGTTCGCTTCAAGGAGAAAAACTTAAGAGTCCATTTTAAATACGAACGGATGCCTACCTTCTGCTTTGTGTGCGGTAGATTAGGACATCAAATCAAAAATTGTGAGGCTGTAGGCGATTTAAGCGAAAAAGGATTTGAAGACTTAGAGGAGCAAGATCTTTCCTTTGAGGCCTGGTCGAGAGCGTCCCCACTGCCAAAGACTCATGACGAAACGAGGAAGAAGGACTCAAACTCCAGCTCCTGCAGCAAAATTTTGTTTAACCTTTCTTCAGGACAAAGTAGATGCGAGGCAGGAGGAAAAGAGAAGGAAGGAGAAGGGGAGGAGGTCGAACAAATCAAAGAGAAGGAAGTGGCAGACAAATCAAAAGAGTTAACCTTACTAAATCCAGCTCTGGAATATAAGAGATGTCCGGAGATTGAAGCTATGGCAGAATCCCTAGGGGCGGTTGATATCACAAATGTGGGGAGAGGGGGAGGTGCTCCTTCAAAGGAAGGAAatcccaaaaagaaaaaattgactaGAAGGCCAGCTGCGAGGAAGGTGACAAGCCAAAAGAAAAAGCTGGAGATGGAGTGTGGTAAGAGGAATTTAATTGATGTCATGATTGTTGATGGAACCATAGAAAAGGGTGGAAGTGGTGAGAAAAAATTGAAAGGCCAAGCTGCAACAGAGGATATTCAAGAACCTGTaccagaggtggtgttggaaACCCAACACCGCCTACCTCAATGA